The following proteins come from a genomic window of Brevibacillus antibioticus:
- a CDS encoding outer membrane protein assembly factor BamE: MKKALLSIVVLSILAGCAPATSSNVEVQPVSNGSVPIEEDLLKKMKIVNEDSEIGSGELTKENISLGGIHIGDSAEAVRKLLGEPTSKGMLNSTPFPLWHYEKQNIYVAFYYKGGNNPSPDNPKGGVVSIVVNEPSDVKTDRGFGIGSSLKDVMQSFQSAYAYEKRKDTDTQYVVISGSSSSGNVFYPSLRVLLKGDKVTSINISNEEEQP, from the coding sequence ATGAAAAAAGCACTTTTGAGTATAGTCGTACTTTCAATACTTGCTGGATGTGCGCCTGCTACCAGCTCAAATGTTGAAGTGCAGCCTGTTTCAAATGGGAGTGTTCCAATTGAAGAAGACCTCCTAAAAAAAATGAAGATTGTAAATGAAGATAGTGAAATCGGCTCAGGAGAACTAACTAAGGAGAATATTTCATTAGGGGGTATTCATATTGGAGATTCAGCAGAAGCCGTACGCAAACTACTTGGGGAGCCAACAAGTAAAGGAATGTTAAACTCTACGCCTTTTCCATTGTGGCACTACGAAAAGCAAAATATATACGTTGCATTCTATTATAAAGGAGGGAACAATCCCTCACCAGACAATCCAAAAGGCGGGGTTGTAAGCATAGTTGTTAACGAGCCATCTGACGTCAAAACAGATCGTGGTTTTGGTATTGGAAGCAGTCTAAAAGATGTGATGCAAAGTTTTCAAAGTGCTTATGCCTATGAAAAACGGAAGGATACAGATACACAATATGTGGTGATTTCAGGTTCAAGTTCATCTGGTAATGTCTTTTATCCATCGTTAAGAGTGTTATTAAAAGGAGACAAGGTAACGAGTATTAATATAAGCAATGAAGAAGAGCAACCATAA
- a CDS encoding YycC family protein, whose amino-acid sequence MRPLQISPETAVKLAEALQVPLERLMHMPQHILLQKMMELANQEKEANEAANKNQE is encoded by the coding sequence ATGCGTCCATTACAAATATCACCGGAGACGGCAGTCAAGCTGGCGGAAGCACTTCAGGTACCCTTGGAGCGTCTTATGCACATGCCGCAACATATCTTGTTGCAAAAAATGATGGAGCTGGCTAATCAAGAAAAGGAAGCAAACGAAGCAGCGAATAAAAACCAAGAATAG
- a CDS encoding cytochrome c biogenesis CcdA family protein: MTGDITVFVAFAAGFLSFISPCCLPLYPSFLSYITGVTIDEVKKGRAVFRKEAFLHTFFFIVGFSIIFVALGLSTSWIGSLFTDQQDLIRQLGGILLAVIGFVMLGVFKMDWMMRSFKVDLKSRPLGYTGSILVGMTYAAGWTPCVGPILSGIIVMGVSNPSSALAYTLAYTLGFAIPFFVMTFFISKVKAIVKYSDLFMKIGGAIMILFGILLYTDKLTDITRVLIQMYGGFTGF; this comes from the coding sequence ATGACTGGCGATATTACTGTGTTTGTGGCTTTTGCAGCAGGTTTTCTCTCGTTTATTTCTCCTTGTTGCCTGCCGCTTTATCCGTCCTTTTTGTCTTACATAACTGGGGTAACGATTGATGAAGTAAAGAAAGGGAGAGCGGTTTTTCGCAAGGAAGCCTTCTTGCATACCTTTTTCTTCATTGTCGGGTTTTCGATCATTTTCGTTGCGCTGGGGCTGTCTACATCTTGGATCGGAAGCTTGTTCACCGACCAGCAGGACTTGATTCGTCAACTGGGCGGTATTTTGCTTGCTGTTATTGGTTTCGTTATGCTTGGCGTGTTTAAAATGGATTGGATGATGCGCTCTTTTAAAGTCGATTTAAAATCGAGGCCATTGGGGTATACTGGGTCCATACTGGTGGGAATGACGTATGCAGCAGGATGGACACCTTGTGTGGGACCCATTCTTTCTGGCATTATCGTCATGGGTGTATCCAATCCTTCAAGCGCATTGGCTTACACCTTGGCGTATACGCTCGGTTTCGCCATTCCATTTTTTGTCATGACGTTCTTTATCAGTAAGGTGAAAGCGATTGTGAAGTATTCCGACCTGTTTATGAAAATCGGAGGAGCCATTATGATTTTGTTCGGTATTCTTCTGTATACAGATAAACTGACGGATATTACACGCGTTCTCATTCAAATGTACGGAGGCTTTACGGGATTCTAA
- a CDS encoding thioredoxin family protein, with translation MGANVAHKFRTGLKPQAFVENMTKNQDTYQNWSDAFSWSDEQDRAFFTSLQHRDDLRCLILAADWCGDVVRNLPVVLHALKETDMPVEMMVMEEHLDLMDEFLTMGGRAIPVVIFADTGGHVLARWGPRPKHVQAIMTAFKQQNPDRNASDYEDKIKVARAEMLKQYGEGTGYQQVIVKELRELLSSI, from the coding sequence ATGGGGGCAAATGTAGCACATAAATTCCGTACGGGGCTCAAGCCACAGGCGTTTGTGGAAAACATGACAAAAAATCAGGATACATACCAAAACTGGTCGGATGCATTCTCATGGTCGGATGAACAAGACCGTGCATTTTTTACCTCTCTCCAGCATCGTGATGACCTTAGATGCTTGATTTTAGCTGCGGACTGGTGTGGTGACGTCGTTCGCAACTTGCCAGTCGTGTTGCATGCCCTGAAAGAAACAGATATGCCAGTAGAAATGATGGTGATGGAAGAACACCTCGATCTCATGGATGAGTTTCTCACAATGGGCGGTCGAGCGATTCCAGTTGTTATTTTCGCAGACACGGGTGGACATGTTCTCGCCAGATGGGGACCGAGACCAAAGCATGTACAAGCTATCATGACGGCATTCAAGCAACAAAACCCGGACCGAAACGCCTCAGATTATGAGGACAAGATCAAAGTGGCGCGCGCCGAAATGCTCAAGCAGTATGGAGAAGGCACTGGCTACCAGCAAGTGATTGTCAAAGAGCTGAGAGAGCTGCTATCCTCAATCTAA
- the edeP gene encoding edeine non-ribosomal peptide synthetase EdeP: MRQDKKQWKVGYPLSHPQKRIWYTEKMHPQLPVHTLGGMVRIQGKVKLDVLEAAIHLFIQKNDALRLNYQEEETVLQFVGEYEPQPLQVFDFRQEPNAPDRCRQFLQALFAKPFSIGQDPLFYFCLIQLSDEEAGYFVKLHHLIADGWSISIMTEQIAHYYDTLLTGGTVHVGDEPPYQAFVEREHTYSQSERFEKDKRYWRDKFQSLPVITTLQKATDTTEGKRKVYAFDREDSTRIRQFADQMKCSLNSLFVAVVSLYLQRCARQEEIVIGTPLLNRSGKVERKIFGMFTSTMPFRLAVPMEMAAFDYVKYVNRELTSCFFHQKYPYDLLAQELELKKHGYDSLFQICVNYYSTQLPFTLGGYPVTNEEFYNGHQLYSLQVIIREWATDERLTLELDYKIAEYTEEDIDRIADHLVRLLNQMISNSDIPLSNLDFLTDEELTLQLNTWNDTAASYPSEKTVVQLFEEQVKRLPQGVALESEGRTLTFQELHDQVNRLAQSLRNRGVGPGVIVALLADHSPEMIIGLMAVLKAGGAYLPIDPQLPSQRIEYLLSDSGADMLLRHTSRREDISWSKVILELGDLSLYRNGGEILESVNQPDDLAYVIYTSGSTGNPKGVMVTHRGLVNYISWAKDRYLSCPEEAFAFYSSLAFDLTVTSIFCPLVKGNRMVIYPHSDSEFVLSRIFSDGRSHVVKLTPAHLFLLQEMALPSTTVKRVIVGGEDLKVSLAEAIHAKWNGQIEILNEYGPTETVVGCMIYPYDPKSDVEGSVPIGHPISNVQLYILDSYGKPIPIGTTGELFISGDSMARGYLNRDELTRERFLPDPFQPGKVMYKTGDLVRYRPNGVMEYLGRADYQVKIHGYRIELGEIEQQLLGHSSVREAVVIDRMDTWGRKYLCAYVITETSFREKELREELASRLPAYMIPSQILQLEQFPLTSNGKVDRKQLPEPVMERKGAEDETRPRDEFDKLLVEVYEDVLGHSPFGLHDPFSQLGGDSIKAIQVSYRLHQRGIKIPVRDILIYDTIAELKAGSDWSWGVEQISQEPCTGELPSSPIVSWFLSQQFGNADHWNQSLLLESKKKVTLEEFEESLSALVNHHDCLRLNYSAKEGRLFYNERHLHNRVSVTCVDLASLPQEEQESRMLEAMKACAVSFKLEESLLLTGCLFELGPDRPQRLFLTAHHLVVDGVSWRILLEDLMSALASLQRNEPIVLPDKTHSMQAWVKEVSSFYQSDQANKERAYWDMFSIPEDKLPTDYDFGEDLVEYSTTSTRTLSAEMTSRLLTTANRMFNTGPQDLLVAALTRTLCDVFDRERLMLVMESHGRESSIHTMNVTRTVGWFTSMYPVLFETNPSNRTDHLKAVKEKLRQIPMGGLGFGWLFPHLLAAEEKSQVRFNYLGTVDNQLSDDLVLMGGNLAVDAGVGNHLTALLDVAALIRQGELQVSVTYSLRKYSEETMEKLLALFIHELEQLIDHCCRQEIPEFTPSDFEDVELTQKELDLLFG, from the coding sequence TTGCGCCAGGATAAGAAGCAATGGAAGGTCGGTTATCCTTTAAGTCATCCACAAAAGCGTATCTGGTATACGGAAAAAATGCATCCACAGCTTCCTGTCCATACGTTAGGGGGGATGGTGCGGATTCAGGGAAAGGTAAAACTGGATGTACTGGAAGCGGCCATTCACCTGTTCATTCAAAAGAACGATGCTTTGCGACTCAACTATCAGGAGGAAGAGACAGTCCTTCAGTTTGTTGGAGAGTACGAACCGCAGCCATTGCAGGTGTTTGATTTCAGACAGGAACCAAATGCCCCTGATCGGTGCAGACAATTCCTGCAAGCCTTGTTTGCAAAGCCGTTTTCGATCGGACAAGATCCTCTGTTCTACTTTTGTCTGATTCAACTGAGTGACGAAGAAGCAGGGTATTTTGTAAAGCTACACCATTTGATTGCTGATGGTTGGTCCATTTCAATCATGACAGAACAAATTGCTCACTATTATGACACGTTGTTGACAGGCGGTACCGTTCATGTAGGAGATGAACCCCCTTATCAAGCTTTTGTCGAAAGGGAGCATACCTACTCTCAGTCTGAGAGATTTGAAAAGGACAAGCGATACTGGCGGGACAAGTTTCAGAGCTTGCCTGTGATCACGACATTACAAAAGGCAACAGATACTACCGAAGGAAAGCGCAAAGTCTATGCATTCGACCGTGAAGATTCGACAAGAATACGTCAGTTTGCAGACCAGATGAAATGCTCGCTAAATTCCTTGTTTGTGGCTGTCGTCAGTCTTTACCTTCAGCGTTGTGCGAGGCAAGAAGAAATCGTGATCGGTACACCGCTGTTAAACCGTTCAGGCAAAGTGGAGCGCAAAATATTCGGGATGTTCACCAGCACGATGCCTTTTCGTCTGGCAGTGCCGATGGAAATGGCTGCTTTCGATTATGTTAAATATGTCAACAGGGAACTCACTTCCTGTTTTTTTCATCAGAAATATCCGTACGATTTGCTGGCTCAAGAGTTGGAGCTGAAGAAACATGGCTATGACAGCCTGTTTCAGATTTGTGTAAATTATTACAGCACGCAGCTGCCATTCACTCTTGGCGGGTACCCCGTGACCAATGAGGAGTTTTACAACGGTCACCAGTTGTATTCGCTCCAAGTGATTATCAGAGAATGGGCAACAGATGAACGATTGACGCTGGAATTGGACTATAAGATAGCCGAGTACACGGAAGAGGATATAGACCGAATAGCGGATCATCTTGTAAGGCTACTTAATCAGATGATCTCGAATTCAGATATTCCGCTCTCCAATCTGGACTTTCTAACTGACGAAGAGTTGACATTACAACTCAATACGTGGAACGATACAGCGGCTTCCTATCCCAGCGAGAAGACGGTTGTCCAGTTGTTTGAAGAGCAAGTAAAACGCTTGCCACAGGGAGTTGCATTGGAGTCAGAGGGGCGCACGCTGACATTTCAGGAACTGCATGATCAAGTGAATCGACTCGCTCAGTCGTTACGAAACCGAGGAGTTGGCCCTGGCGTAATTGTGGCGTTGCTGGCAGATCATTCACCAGAGATGATCATCGGGCTGATGGCAGTGCTAAAAGCTGGCGGGGCTTACCTTCCGATTGATCCTCAACTCCCTTCTCAACGCATTGAATATCTGCTGTCTGATTCTGGAGCGGACATGTTGCTTCGTCACACTTCGCGAAGAGAGGATATTTCGTGGTCCAAAGTAATCCTGGAGCTTGGTGATTTGTCCCTGTATCGCAATGGTGGCGAAATCCTGGAATCGGTTAATCAGCCAGATGATTTGGCCTATGTCATTTATACCTCAGGCTCTACTGGAAATCCGAAGGGAGTCATGGTTACTCATCGGGGGTTAGTCAACTATATTTCGTGGGCGAAAGACCGCTATCTCTCCTGCCCGGAAGAAGCGTTTGCTTTCTATTCATCACTGGCATTTGATTTGACGGTTACGTCCATTTTCTGCCCGTTGGTGAAGGGAAACCGGATGGTTATCTATCCGCACTCCGATTCAGAGTTTGTGTTATCGCGAATCTTTAGCGATGGACGCTCCCATGTTGTAAAGCTGACACCTGCCCATCTGTTTTTGCTGCAAGAAATGGCGCTTCCTTCTACTACGGTGAAGAGAGTGATTGTGGGCGGCGAGGACTTGAAGGTGAGTCTGGCTGAGGCCATTCATGCGAAATGGAACGGACAAATCGAAATTCTCAATGAGTATGGTCCTACTGAGACAGTAGTCGGGTGCATGATCTATCCATACGATCCTAAGTCCGATGTCGAAGGTTCTGTACCGATTGGACATCCGATCAGTAACGTGCAGCTCTACATTTTGGATTCATATGGGAAACCAATCCCGATTGGAACGACAGGAGAGCTATTCATCTCGGGAGATAGTATGGCACGAGGGTACCTTAACCGCGACGAATTGACGCGAGAGCGTTTCCTACCCGATCCGTTTCAGCCAGGTAAAGTGATGTACAAGACGGGCGATCTGGTTCGCTATCGGCCAAATGGAGTCATGGAGTATCTGGGGCGTGCTGACTATCAGGTGAAGATTCATGGTTACCGCATTGAATTGGGTGAAATTGAACAGCAGCTCCTTGGTCATTCTTCTGTGCGTGAGGCAGTAGTGATCGATCGCATGGATACGTGGGGGCGGAAGTACCTTTGTGCATATGTGATCACGGAAACATCTTTCCGGGAAAAAGAGCTCCGCGAAGAACTGGCAAGTCGATTGCCCGCCTACATGATCCCTTCGCAAATCCTGCAGCTTGAACAGTTTCCGTTGACTTCAAATGGCAAGGTAGATCGAAAACAGCTTCCCGAACCTGTCATGGAGCGAAAAGGTGCGGAGGATGAAACTAGGCCTCGTGACGAGTTTGACAAGCTATTGGTTGAAGTGTATGAAGACGTGCTTGGTCATTCACCGTTTGGGCTACATGACCCGTTTTCCCAACTTGGGGGGGATTCGATCAAGGCGATTCAGGTTTCCTATCGATTGCATCAGCGGGGAATCAAGATTCCAGTAAGAGACATCTTGATATATGACACGATTGCAGAACTAAAAGCGGGAAGTGACTGGAGCTGGGGAGTGGAACAGATCTCACAAGAGCCGTGTACTGGCGAGTTGCCGTCATCTCCCATCGTTTCTTGGTTTTTGTCACAACAGTTCGGCAATGCTGATCATTGGAACCAGTCGTTGCTCCTTGAAAGCAAGAAAAAAGTAACGCTGGAGGAGTTTGAAGAGAGTCTGTCTGCACTGGTTAATCATCACGATTGTCTTCGACTCAATTACTCTGCCAAAGAGGGGAGACTCTTTTACAATGAGCGTCACCTTCACAATCGAGTGTCCGTGACTTGCGTCGACCTTGCATCCTTACCGCAAGAAGAACAGGAGAGTAGAATGCTTGAGGCGATGAAAGCTTGCGCTGTTAGCTTCAAGCTAGAAGAATCATTGCTGCTTACCGGTTGTCTCTTTGAATTAGGTCCCGATCGACCGCAGCGATTGTTTCTGACGGCCCATCATCTTGTTGTGGACGGTGTCTCCTGGAGGATTCTCCTGGAAGATTTGATGAGCGCCTTGGCCAGTCTTCAACGGAATGAGCCGATTGTTTTGCCAGATAAAACACATTCGATGCAAGCGTGGGTAAAGGAAGTCTCCTCCTTTTACCAGTCGGATCAGGCAAACAAAGAAAGAGCATATTGGGACATGTTTTCCATCCCGGAAGACAAACTTCCTACTGACTACGATTTTGGCGAAGACTTAGTAGAATACAGCACGACATCTACACGCACACTTTCAGCCGAGATGACGTCGCGACTGTTGACAACGGCCAACCGAATGTTCAACACGGGTCCGCAAGACCTATTGGTTGCAGCACTTACCCGAACATTGTGTGATGTGTTTGATAGGGAGCGTCTCATGCTGGTAATGGAGTCGCATGGCCGTGAGTCTTCTATTCATACGATGAACGTAACCAGAACAGTAGGATGGTTTACCAGCATGTATCCTGTTTTGTTCGAAACGAATCCATCCAATCGGACTGATCACCTAAAAGCAGTAAAGGAGAAATTGCGCCAGATTCCGATGGGAGGGCTTGGGTTTGGTTGGCTTTTCCCCCATCTGCTCGCGGCAGAGGAAAAGTCCCAAGTTCGTTTCAATTATCTGGGAACCGTTGATAATCAACTGAGCGATGATCTGGTTCTCATGGGAGGAAACTTGGCGGTTGATGCCGGAGTGGGTAATCATCTGACAGCACTGCTTGACGTGGCTGCTCTCATTCGTCAAGGAGAACTTCAGGTTTCTGTTACGTACAGCTTGCGTAAGTATAGCGAGGAGACCATGGAGAAGTTACTTGCGTTGTTTATCCATGAATTAGAGCAGCTCATTGATCATTGCTGCCGCCAGGAGATCCCTGAATTTACTCCATCGGATTTTGAAGATGTGGAATTGACGCAAAAAGAGCTAGATTTGCTGTTTGGTTAA
- a CDS encoding TlpA family protein disulfide reductase: MKKLLLAVIVLLGVGLAVWEKPQETTAIVAEVQKPEVGFAAPHFTLTGLDQQTYKVEGKRAKPLVLNFWASWCGPCKLEAPDLQKVYEKYGGQVDLYGVNVTSNDSPETAVAFVTNYKLTFPIPMDVAGTVSNRYKVMAFPTTYLIDADGIIRKKIIGMVDAPTLELELRQLLSPKP, from the coding sequence ATGAAAAAGCTGTTGCTCGCGGTGATCGTATTATTGGGGGTAGGACTTGCTGTTTGGGAAAAACCTCAAGAAACAACCGCAATCGTAGCAGAGGTTCAAAAACCGGAAGTTGGCTTTGCGGCTCCTCATTTTACACTGACAGGATTGGACCAGCAGACGTATAAAGTAGAAGGAAAAAGGGCGAAACCATTGGTCTTGAATTTTTGGGCTTCCTGGTGTGGACCATGCAAGCTGGAAGCGCCTGATTTACAAAAAGTCTATGAAAAATACGGCGGACAGGTTGATCTGTATGGTGTGAACGTCACAAGTAATGACAGCCCGGAAACAGCCGTGGCCTTCGTCACCAACTACAAGTTGACATTTCCGATACCGATGGATGTAGCTGGAACGGTGTCGAATCGTTACAAGGTGATGGCTTTCCCAACTACTTACTTGATTGACGCGGATGGGATCATACGAAAGAAGATAATTGGCATGGTTGATGCGCCTACACTGGAGCTGGAACTGCGCCAGTTGTTAAGTCCAAAGCCATAA
- a CDS encoding lysine 2,3-aminomutase, which produces MSTKVLMGKKGFEEFATIVGFTEAEKEERGALLEQSYMPFKVTRYYAELIASQSEPYRTQMINIVLPPPGVKPYKGRFDPYGNKSYRQDETAFLQHKYKKTLLLHIDDFCIANCQFCYKVNEIRHEDIGYTNIMEKAERAVQYLEAHPFIDNVLFTGGDPASFRKTSDLIKLISALLSVKSIRLVRFATKALAYDPARFLDGELLAFFDQVRQTPGKQVSVISQFNHPGEISDVSIQATQALLSVGVQIRGQPAIIRGVNDSVETLIDLQRKFLDNRIISYYLTVFMPVRGVEQYAIPLDEAFRNVAESKRNLGGLEKKGVLLTSHDFGKLEICGFYPTAERPEKIVLKWHQAVGPDYLPERLKELIPTRSEDLMILDYKQGEMYCLDHVFEHNGLPYVNADGEIVENLSSEAVR; this is translated from the coding sequence TTGAGTACCAAGGTGCTAATGGGGAAAAAAGGATTTGAGGAGTTCGCAACAATTGTCGGCTTTACAGAAGCTGAAAAGGAAGAACGCGGTGCATTGCTGGAGCAGTCTTATATGCCATTCAAGGTGACTCGCTATTATGCCGAGTTGATTGCGAGTCAATCAGAGCCTTATCGTACCCAGATGATCAATATCGTGCTTCCGCCACCGGGAGTGAAACCCTATAAAGGCCGTTTTGATCCGTATGGAAACAAGTCGTACCGTCAGGATGAAACAGCTTTCCTGCAACATAAGTACAAAAAGACATTGTTGCTTCACATCGACGACTTTTGTATTGCCAACTGCCAGTTCTGCTATAAAGTGAACGAAATCCGCCACGAGGATATTGGATACACCAATATTATGGAAAAAGCAGAAAGGGCCGTGCAGTATTTGGAAGCCCATCCGTTCATCGATAATGTCCTCTTTACCGGTGGAGACCCTGCTTCCTTCCGTAAAACCTCTGACTTAATCAAGCTGATTAGCGCTCTATTGAGTGTGAAGAGTATTCGACTCGTTCGCTTTGCAACCAAGGCTTTGGCCTACGATCCTGCTCGTTTTCTAGATGGAGAGCTACTGGCGTTCTTTGACCAAGTAAGACAGACGCCCGGCAAGCAGGTAAGTGTGATTTCCCAGTTCAATCATCCTGGGGAAATAAGTGATGTTTCGATTCAAGCAACGCAAGCACTGCTATCCGTCGGTGTACAGATTCGCGGACAGCCTGCCATTATTCGTGGCGTTAACGATTCTGTCGAGACTTTGATCGACTTGCAGCGTAAGTTTCTGGACAATCGAATCATTTCGTATTATTTGACAGTGTTTATGCCAGTCAGGGGAGTCGAGCAGTATGCCATTCCGCTGGACGAGGCGTTCCGGAATGTGGCCGAGTCCAAACGCAATCTGGGTGGTTTGGAGAAAAAAGGGGTACTGCTTACTTCGCACGACTTTGGAAAATTAGAGATTTGTGGCTTTTATCCGACAGCCGAGCGCCCTGAAAAAATTGTTTTGAAATGGCATCAAGCGGTCGGACCAGACTATCTTCCAGAGCGGTTGAAGGAATTAATCCCAACCCGTTCAGAAGACCTGATGATTTTAGACTACAAACAGGGAGAGATGTACTGCCTCGACCATGTTTTCGAACACAATGGCTTGCCGTACGTGAATGCAGATGGGGAGATTGTGGAAAACCTGTCGAGTGAAGCTGTTCGGTAA
- the edeQ gene encoding edeine self-resistance N-acetyltransferase EdeQ, producing the protein MSVTLREVTLENWEECIELEPTPEQSEFVAPNLYSIAEAKFQTTFVPLAIYHDDTMVGFVMYGLDPDDGNYWIYRLLIDAKYQRLGYGRTAISQVIDILKAKEDCQKIVIGYAPANVAAENLYASLGFQKNGMVLFGETIAELNF; encoded by the coding sequence ATGTCTGTGACACTTCGTGAAGTAACTTTGGAAAACTGGGAAGAGTGTATTGAACTGGAACCTACTCCCGAACAGAGCGAGTTTGTTGCTCCGAACCTCTACTCCATCGCTGAAGCAAAGTTTCAAACTACATTTGTTCCTTTGGCTATCTACCATGATGACACGATGGTTGGCTTTGTCATGTATGGGCTTGACCCCGACGATGGCAACTACTGGATTTACAGACTCTTAATTGATGCGAAGTACCAACGACTAGGCTACGGACGTACTGCAATTTCGCAAGTCATTGATATCCTGAAAGCAAAGGAAGATTGTCAAAAAATTGTCATTGGTTATGCCCCGGCCAATGTCGCAGCTGAAAATCTTTACGCTTCACTCGGATTTCAAAAAAATGGCATGGTTCTGTTCGGGGAGACGATTGCAGAATTGAACTTTTAA
- a CDS encoding efflux RND transporter periplasmic adaptor subunit, with protein MKISKKPVILALLAITLVAGCSSPQAETPPTEKVEAATPVQVETVATGTVVSDSGLTAKLAPSEEVQVSPKMGGKISSLPVKLGQHVTKGQVLFKLDEKDLVNGVKQAEASYNVSKASLNQAGSSSDQGLVQAKNSLKQAETALQDAKVNQQRMQQLFSQGAISAQQMEQANSQLTTAQTSYDNAQQTLQSAGQKTSVQVSEASVQQAQVSLQNAREQLANATVTSPINGYISSVNGAVGQMAGQQPVVVVVNTNPLLVKANLSEADITKVKVGTTVKVNVQSTGKTIDAKVTAMSPVMDSQLKAYPVEITIPNPSNELKSDMVVNVTFPTVGESGAKSIVVTRGAVFDRDGKQYVFKLEGDIAKQVEVTTGKSSSDQIEILTGLSAGEKIVVKGQTLLQDGGKVTIQ; from the coding sequence ATGAAAATAAGTAAAAAACCCGTCATTTTGGCATTGCTGGCTATCACGCTAGTGGCAGGGTGCTCCAGCCCGCAAGCGGAAACGCCGCCTACGGAAAAGGTGGAAGCGGCAACCCCTGTACAGGTTGAAACTGTTGCTACAGGCACGGTCGTATCGGATTCTGGTCTCACGGCAAAGCTGGCGCCGAGTGAGGAAGTGCAAGTCTCCCCGAAAATGGGTGGGAAAATTTCTTCCCTGCCAGTCAAACTGGGCCAACACGTGACAAAAGGTCAAGTATTGTTCAAGCTCGATGAAAAAGATCTGGTGAACGGTGTCAAGCAAGCAGAAGCATCCTACAACGTATCCAAAGCCAGCTTAAATCAAGCAGGCAGTAGCTCTGATCAAGGCTTGGTTCAAGCGAAAAATAGTCTGAAGCAGGCAGAAACTGCTCTTCAGGATGCAAAAGTCAACCAGCAGCGGATGCAACAGCTCTTTTCACAAGGAGCGATTTCCGCGCAACAGATGGAGCAGGCAAATTCCCAGCTGACAACGGCACAGACCTCTTATGATAACGCGCAGCAGACATTGCAATCTGCGGGGCAAAAAACAAGCGTGCAAGTTTCCGAAGCCTCTGTACAGCAAGCGCAAGTAAGTCTGCAAAATGCTCGTGAGCAATTGGCGAATGCGACTGTGACATCTCCGATCAACGGATACATTTCGAGCGTAAACGGTGCAGTTGGTCAAATGGCAGGCCAGCAGCCGGTTGTGGTCGTTGTTAATACGAACCCACTTCTGGTAAAAGCGAATCTGTCAGAAGCAGATATCACAAAAGTAAAAGTAGGAACAACCGTAAAAGTAAATGTACAATCGACAGGAAAAACGATTGATGCCAAAGTAACGGCAATGAGTCCAGTAATGGATTCGCAGCTCAAGGCATATCCAGTGGAGATTACGATTCCAAACCCATCCAATGAGCTGAAGTCCGATATGGTTGTGAATGTAACCTTCCCAACCGTTGGGGAAAGTGGAGCAAAATCAATCGTGGTAACGCGCGGTGCAGTTTTTGATCGCGATGGAAAACAATATGTATTCAAGCTGGAAGGTGACATTGCAAAACAGGTCGAGGTCACGACAGGCAAATCCTCCAGTGATCAGATTGAAATTTTGACAGGCTTGTCTGCCGGCGAAAAGATCGTGGTAAAAGGGCAAACACTGCTTCAAGATGGCGGCAAAGTCACGATTCAGTAA